DNA sequence from the Jannaschia sp. W003 genome:
ACCGGGCGCAGCAGCGGATGCGCCGCGACTTGAAGCGCGGAGTGCGCGTCTCGGTGGAGGACCAGTCGAGCTACCACCTCCACGCCTTCAACCTGCGCGGCTCGCGGGCAGCGGTCGACGGTTGGGAGGAGGCCTGCCGCGCCATGTGGGATGCGCCGACGCCGCCGGCCGAACCGGCCGACGATGCATTGGCCTCCAGAACCTTCGAGCCGATGCGGGAAGGGATGTGGCGCCTCGAGCGGGTCGAGGACCGGCCGACCGCCTTCACTGAAGGGCTTGCGGGCGACCGTATTGGCCTCGCCTGCGCGCCGGGCGGCGGCACCGAGTGGATCATCGATGTGGTCTCCAGCGGCGGGCCTCCCGCCTCGGTGCTTTCGGTCGAGATCGCCGGGCCGAGCGCCCGAGTGCCCGCGGCGGCGGTGCGCCGGCCCGCGCGCGAGTCCGGCCTTGAGAGCTTCCGATCGCGCTTCGAGCCGGCCGAGCAGCGCGCGATCCTCGTGGACCTCGGACGTGGGTCGGGCACGCTGTCGGTCGAGGCCGGCGGCGGGCGGACGCTGTCTACCCTGCCGCTGGACGGCGCGCGAGCCGTGGTGTCCCGGCTCCTCGCCCTATGCAGGGACGGATCCGGCTAGCGAAGGGACGCCCGTGGGGATGCCGGAGTCTCCCTTGGCGTTCCGCGCCGATCCCCGCGGCGCTGCCGGCACGCGGCGTGCCTCGGCAATCCGTCCGTATGATGCTGTCGATCGACCCGGAAGGAATCGCCACGAGCTCGCTCCCATGGCAGAGAGCCGACCACCGTTGCAGCAACGGGCCCGAAGTCCGAACCAAAAGTGCTGAGACAGGCTAAGATCGACGAGAAGGTGTGCCCCGCTGGCCTCGCTTCGGGCGAGCATCAGTTATGCATCCGGGAGAAGTTACCCGACTTGCGCCGTCGCGGCCATTTTAAGGGGGCGGGGATCGTCAGCCGCGAGGTTTGGTGTTTGGGGTAAGCGCGTGCGGCGACTCGGACATGGCGCCCGGCGTCACGATGCGATGCTGATCCCCGCCTCGAACGGCGTCCGACGGACCCGCGTCCGATCCTACTTCGCCTCGCCGGCCAGCGCCGCGAGGAGGTTCGGGTTCCGGCCTTCGCCGCGCAGCTCGTCGCAGGACTCGGCGAGGAGCCGGCGGCGGTCGGCCATTCCGTCCGGGCCCTCCATCGCCCGACGGGCCGCCTCGGCCGCGGCGAGCAGACGGTCCGCGGTCCGGTCCTGCCCGGCCACGAGGGCCCAGGGGTCCGCGAGGCGGCACCGGAGCAACCCGACGAAGAGGAAGGGCAGGTACATGAACCGCGCACCGAAATCGCCGTCCCGCGTCAGCGCCTCCATGCGCGCGGCGACGAGGTGGCCGATGCGAGCGACCTCGCCTTCTCCCAGGAGCGTCGCCGCGTCGGTGCGCGAAAGCAGGAAGGCGGCGCAGGCGAGGTGGTTCTTCTTCCAGTCGTCGTCGGCGCAGGCCAGCAGCAGGTCGAACGCCGCGCGGTGGTCCGCCTCCTCGGTCGCGCAGCGTCCGATTCCCTGCCAGAGGCCCGCGGCGTTCGCTCCGGTCCAGTGGAACGGATGGCGGCCGGATCCCGTGCGGAGGGCCCGGATCAACTCGGGCACCAGGTCTTGCGGGCACCGCCGGAACTGCCAGGTCAGGAACAGGAGCGCATCGTTCGAGCGGACGCGGTCCCTGCCGTCGAGCCGGCGCTCCACGGCCGCCGCGGCCTCCTGGGAAAGCGTCTCGAACGCCTTCCGGATGGTTGGGTCGAGGTCCTCCGGCAGCGCGCCGTCGCTGCTGATCGTGCGGTGGCCGTCCACCACGATCGCCATGCGGGTCCGAGCTTCCTTCCAACCCGGCGCGTGTCCCCCGCGGTACTCCCGCAGCAGTTCCTCGAGCCCGCTTTCCCCGTCGCGCCCCCTCCACGCGACGCTGCTGCAGGGCAGCACCATGCGCGCGGGGATCGACGGCGGCGGGTTCGACGCGTTCGCGATGACCTCGTCCCAGCTCTCCTCCAGCTCCTCGGCCTCCTCCCAGTGGGCGAGCAGGGGCCGGATCAGTCCGGGCGATTCCAGGATCACCCTGGCCCGGCCCGCCGCGGGCATCTGCTCGACCGACACCGCGATCTCGACGTCGCTGCGGATCTCCCCGGGCAGCGGCACCTCGGCGCGGCGGGGCCTCGCGTCGGATTGCCGGCGCAGGTAGAGATCGACCCGCGTGGCGCCCCGCAGCAGCCGCATGCGCGCGGGCACCTCGCTGCGGTAGAGCCGCCCCGCCCGCAGCCGCGCGCCCTCGGGGATGAGGTCGAAGTTCTCGGCCTCTCGCGCGCCCGCGACCACCGTGGAGATCTGCGGAAGGAAGTCGAAGAACACGGGCAGGTCCAGCGCGAAGCGGCGCGCCGCCTCGGCCGCGCCGCGCGCGACCGCGTCGGGGTCGGGGTCCGCCCCGCCCGCGCCCAGCAGCTCCAGGAGCCGGGCGCGCGCCCCGCCGGCCAGAGGCGTGTCGACGAGCACGGTGGTGGCTCCGGCGAGGGCCGACCGGACGTCCCCGGGCAGGTCCGGCAGCGCGGGCGCCTCGACCGGCTCGACCACCGTCCAGCCGCCCCCGCCCTGGCGCACCAGCTCGGGCCCGGTCGCCTCGCCCAGGGCCGCCGCGACCGGCAGCGCCATGGTCTCCGCGAGGGCGCCCCCGCGCGGGTCGGCCCGCGCGAGGCGCTCGATCGCCGCGGCCCGGCGCACCGCGAGGCCGCCGGACCACGGCACCGCCCGGCCCGCCTCCTTGCGCAGGGGCGCGGCGACCCCGTCCTCCGTGGTGATCTCCAGCGTCTGGACCGAGAGCCCCTCGCCCCCGTGCGAGAGGGTGGCGACCGTCGTGCCCTCGCGGACCGTCCCCCGGGCGAGCGCGTCGAGCACCAGCGCGACGGGGCGCCAGACCAGCAGCGCGCTGCGCGCGCCCGCGCGCCGGAGCGCCGCGAGCCGCCAGTCGCGGGCGGCCTCGTCCAGGGATCCGTCGTCTGGGATCGCCAGCGCGACCGTGGCGCGGCGCGGATCGGCCAGCCCCCGCAGCGCGGCCCGGAAGCGCGCGCCGTCGTCCGTCGCCGAAGCGTGGGCGTCCGGCGCCACGACCTCGCGCACCGGCACGCGCCGATGGGACGCGCCGACGGTGGTGCCCCAGCCGGGGCCGCGGCCGTGCGGGGCCAGCATTCCCTGCACGCCGCCGACGAAGGCCTCCTCGCGGGCGCGCGGGCCGTCCGCCGCCGGGTCGGTATCGACCACCGCCGCGCCCGACCCGCCCGAGACGGTCCGCACCGCGCCGTCCTCGCGCAACACGGCGACGTCGTGCCACCCGCCGAGGTCGTATCCGATCTTGCGCTTCACCGGCCCCCGCCCAGGCACGCGCGCAGGAAGTCCGCGACCTGCGCCATGCCGTCGCGCAGCCCCCGTCCCGCCGCGTCGAGACCGACCGCGCGGACCCTGCGGTCGCCGGCGCGGTGCTCGCCCAAGGGCGTGGGGCCGACCGACGGCACCAGCACGAGGCCGTCGAGCAGGCGCGCGGTGGTCTCGCGCCGGGCGGCCTGCGCGAGCAGGGGCAGCGCGTCGCGCGCCGCCGTCTCCAGGTCGGGGCGCTCGAACAGGTGCACCGCCCAGACCGGCACCCGCATCGGCAGCTCGCCGTCGAGGAGGTCGTGCACCCGCAGCCACAGCGGCGCGCGGCAGTCCCACTGCGCCGCGGTGATCCCCTCGGGGCGGGGCTGCACCTCGACCACAAGGTTCTCGCGCCGCAGCCAGAACACCGCCAGCGGGCGGTCGTGGCGGATGCCCCGGCCTTGCACCGCCTCGGGCAGCCGCAGGAGCGGCGCCTGCGCGACCAGCCGCGCGCCCGGCATGGCGTGGAGCGTCAGGAACGATCGAGACGATCCGGACCATCAAGAACGGCCACATCTCGAACAAGGCACTGGGTGTTCGCGGAGAGATCCACTTTGTCCGGGGATCTGTTCGGTCAAGCCGCCTGACGCGCAGACCATGGAACTGCATCTGCGCACAGCCGGCTAACGCAACAGTTCCCTACCAAGCCATCCGCTTCCAGATCTTCCATCGGCGCAGGACGCGGTCGGCCCACTGCTCGGGGCGTCGGCGGTAGCGGTCGCCGTACCAAGGCATCATCCGCAGCCCGTCCTCGCCGCGGTTGCGGTAGAAGCCCGGGACGGGGTGGAAGTCGCGCATCTTCAGGTGGAACGGCTGGCAGGCCGCCGAGGCCTGGGGCGGCACGATCCAGCGCCAGTCGGCCGCGACCCGGCGGCCCTGGGACTGCTCTCGGCGGTGGAAGGTCATGAACTGGTCGGACGCTGCATGGTGGTCGATCATGGTCACCCCCGCCGCGCGGAACGAGGCCAGCACGGCCCGGTTGAGCTCCGTCAGCGCGACGTCGCGCCACAAGCGGTCCCCGGGCGAGGGCGACAGCCCCAGGGCGCGCGCGACGTCCTCCAGCATGTCGTAGCGACGCACGTCCGCGAAGTTCCGCGACGCGATCTCGGTGCACATGTAGTGGCCGTTGAACGGCGCACAGGGATAGTCGATCCCCCCGATCGAGAGGATCATGTCCGTCACCAGAGGCACCGCGTACCAGCGCAGCCCGAGCGCGGCGAGGCCCGGGCGATCGGGATGGGCGATCGCCACCTCGCGGGTCTGGGGCGGCGGGGGCACGACGATGCGCCGGTCGTCGCGGTCGCGCAGGAACACGGGCAGCAGGTCGAAGGGCCCGGGCGCGCCTGCGGGGCGCCAGCCCATGGATCGTGCGATGCGCGTGGCCTCGGCGTTGCGGCGGTCGCCCATCGCGGCGCCGTCCTCGCCCACGTGGCAGGCGTATTGCGAGGCCTGCGGGCTCTCGATCCAGGCGGGCAGCACCGTGCCCCGCACCGGAGGGAAAATCGAGATGATCGAGCGGATGCGCCCGTCGCCGTAGGCGGCGTCCAGGTGACGTCCGATTTGGGCGGCGATGGCTTCGGGGCTGCCGTCGGCACGGTGGTCCTCGACCTCGAGGCTGTCCCAGGGCAGCCGGCCGATGCAGCGCCCCGCGTTGCGCCAGGCGAGGCGGGCGCCGAAGGCCAACTCCTCGGGGGTGTGCTCGTAGTAATCGCCGCGCGACAGACCGCGGCGCATCTCGGCCCAGCGGCGGCTGCGGTGCGCATCGGTCGCGCCGGTGGCGGCAGCAAAGGCGTCCAGGAAGGCGCGCGCTTCCTCGCGTCGCTCCAGGCCCGAGACGCGCCGCAGCCGTCTCGCGAGCGCGCCCCCGGCATCCGCCGAGGCGGTGCGTATCCGCGACAGCCTGCGGCGGATCACATCAGGCCGTCGAACTGCCTGGCCGCGTCGCGCAGCGGACGGGCGTTGATCGCGTGGACGACGGCTAGGGCGCGCCTCTTGGCGCGACGGTAGGCGCGGTCGAGCGGGGCGCGCCGGGCGTAGTCCACCCGGCCGCGCGCGGAATCCGGACGGGTGAGCACCAGATCCGAGGCGTCGGCGTGCCGCGCCGTCGCCTCATGGATCGGCGTGCCGGGGTAGATCGTGAAGTTGTTGAAGCGCACCCGGTCGAGGAAGGGCGCGTGCTCCTCAAGGAAGTCGGCCGTGCGCTCCATGTCGTCGGCGGTCTCGCCGGGGAAGCCCTTGAACATGGTGCAGCGGATCGACAGCCCGGCGGCGTACGCGTCGCGGATGAAGCGCGCGTTGCGCTCCACGCAGGAGCCCTTGTGCATGGCGTCGAGCATGCGCTGGCTGCCGCTCTCGAGCCCGAAGGAGACACGGCGCATGCCCCCCTCGGCGGCGAGCGCTAGGTCGCGCGCCGACAAGCCGTTGTCCTCGCGCCGGTCGACATGGACGGTGCCGATCCACTCGGCGCCCTCGACACGACGGCCGAGCTCGCGGGCGATGCCCCGGATCATCCCGGGCCAGGAATTGAGCTTGAGGTCGAGGAACAGGAAGCTCGCCGTGCCGTGCCGGCGCGCCTGCTCCTCCATCTCCGACAGGACGGACGCGACGCTGCGAGTGCGGAATGTCCGCCCCGAGGTCGAGATGACATCCGAGCAGAACAGGCATTTGTCCCACTGGCAGCCCCGGCCCGTCATCACCGGGACGATGCGCACGGGGTAGCGGTCCCAGGGGAAGTCGGTGAAGTCCGGTACCGGGGTCTGGTCGAGCTCACGTAGCGGGCGCGCGGGGGCCGAGCGCCGGCCGTCGGGCAGGACCACGCCGGGAAAGGCCAGCAGGTCGCCTCCATTGCGCACAGCCTCGACCATGCCCGGCACGTCGCGGTCGGCCTCCGCGCCCACCACCGCCGTCAGCCCCGGGGTGCCGCGCCACGCCTCGGCGACCTCGGCAAGCCCGAACATCGGCCCGCCCAGGAGCACCGGCACCCCGCGCGCGCCCGCCGCGGCCGCGATCCGGCGCACCGCCTCGCGGTGCTGCAGGTAGGCCGACAGCAGCACCACCGTCGGGCGGGCGTCGAGCTCGCGCACGACCTGTGCGATGCTCGCCTCGTCGGGTCGCTCCTCGACGGTCAGCCGCCGTTCGCGCAGGAGGCCCCGAAGCCGCACGACGGTGGTCATGTCGCTCAACCGTACCCGCCGCAGGGCGTGGTCGACGATCGTCTCGCGCCGCTCGCGCATGGTTGCGGGCCGGTCGTAGGCCAGCGGCGACATCAGCCGGACCCGGTGGCCGTGGTTGCGCAGCGCCGCCGTCAGGATGCCGATGGCGAGGGTCGGGAAGCTCGCGAAGTTGTTGAGGTCGACGATCAGGACGTCGGCTCGGGTGTCGGCGCCTAGGGGGCTGGACTTGGCCGGCGTGACGGCCCGAGCGGGACGCACCGCGCGCTGCATGCGGTCGTAGGGCGTGTGCTTCATCGTACTCGTACTAAAGATAATTGTAACGGAACGTTAATCAATTTTCAGACGCTCGAAGCGCCGTCAAGCGAATCAACCGCAGGGGGCTGCTCGGACGCGACCGGCCCACCCGGCCCATGATCGCCTCTCGCGGAACTGCTCACCGGGTGGGCGCGCCTTCCGAACGGTGCCGGCGCACGGCCCGTTCGATGAGTTTGCTCAGATGCGATGCTTCCGACCGGGCGACGAAGCCGCGCTCCACGGCTAGGCGACCCGCACGGCCCATGCGCATGGCTTCCCGGGGTGCGCCGAGGATCCGGTCGAGCGCCCCGGTCAGTGCCTCCGGGTCCCCAGGCGGCACGAGGATGCCCGATCGACCGTCCTCCACGAGCTCCGAGATGCCGGCCACGCGCGTGGCGACCACCGGCAGGGCGGTAGCCATCGCCTCCATCAAGACCACGGGCACGCCCTCGGCGTGCGACGGCAGCGCGAGGACGTCGCCGGTCGCCAAGAGGTCTGCGACCTCGTGCCCCGATAGGAAGCCCGCGAACCGCACGCGCCCCGCCAGACCGAGGTCGCGGGAAAGGGCCTCGAGCGTCGGCCGCTCCGGCCCGTCCCCCGCCAGCGTCAGGCGCAACCGGGGATGGCGGTCCGTCAGGCGCGCGGCCGCCTGCAGCAGCACTGCCGCGCCCTTGACCCCGGTCATGCGTCCGACGAACACGACGTGCGTCCCCTCGCCGCCCCGGTCCCGGGCGGGGCCAAGGGCGGGAAGCTCGGCGAGGTCGATCCCGCACCGCACGACCTCGAGGCGCGACCGGTCCTTCGGCCGCACGTCCGCCTCCACCCGCTCCAGGGCGAACCGGCTGATGCAGGCGACGAACGCGGCCCCGGCGACCTTCTCGTCGATGGCGTTCTTGCGAAGCTGCCAGATCTCCTCGGGACCGTGCACCGTGAAGCTGTAGTCCGGTCCCCCGAGGGTGCGAACCAGCGCCGCCAGCGCGGCTGGGTTGGACGAGAAATGCGCGTGCACGTGCTCGACCCCGTCGGCGTGCATCCACCTTCGGAGGGCCATCGCCTCGGCGAGGTAGGCGAGGTGGCGCAGCATGCCCCCTCGCGCCCGCCGCCACAGCCGCCACGACAGCCATGCCGCGGCCGGAAGGCGGGCGGGGCAGCGCAACAGGCACCAGGCCGCTCCGAGCAAAAGCTCCGTCAATCCACCGTCCAGGACGTAGCGCGTCCGGGCCGCCTCCGCCTCGTCCCTGGCATCGGGAAGAGGGCGCCCCCAGCGACGAACCGCGTAGCGCCGCACGGTGATGCCCTCGGCCTCCAGCCCCGCGATCTCGCGGCGGATGAAGGACGTCGACACCACAGGATAGGTGTTGAGGACGTACCCGACGATCATGGGGGCGCTCCTAGTTGGGACGGCATCGCGTTATGCGCGATGACTGTGATTCAGAAGGGGAAGGTTGGCGATGCGGATGCGCGAGCCCAAGCGGTGACGTCGGTACGGCGAATGGCAGCGGCGATGGAGGCTCGCGGATGGCCCCTCTCGCCCCTCCTCCTTCCCGAGGGAGACGAGAGGGTCCAGCCCCGGACCCGCATCCTTGCCACCCGCCGGGTGCCGCTCGCAGCATCAGTCCAACTGGCGCAGCCACATGTCCGTTGGGTCGCGTTCGGTGCGCAAGGCGTTGACGGGATCGCGGTGATCGGGGTGCCCTATGGCGACGCCGCAGACAAGGATTTCCTCCTCCTCCATCCCCAGCACGGGGCGGAGCGCGCGGTGATAGGGGGCAAAGGACGCCTGCACGCACGTGCCCCAGCCGCGCGCCTCCGCGAGCAGGACGACCGTCTGGACGAACATCCCCAAGTCGATCCACGATCCCCGCTCCAGCCGCCGGTCGATGGTCATCAGCACGCCGACTGGCGCGCCGAAGAAGTCGAAGTTGCGCTCGAATTGCTGGCGCATCCGCTTGGTGTCGCGCCGCTCGATGCCCAGAAGGCCGTAGAGGGCCCGGCCGAGCGCCTTGCGACGCACGTCGTAGGAGCCGAAGAACCGCTTGGGATAATAGCGGTAGTCGTCCCAGACCGCGCGGTGCGGGGCGACGCCGGTAGCGCGGATCGCGTCCGCGGCCCGCTCGATCGCCGGGCGGCGCAGCAGATACGCCTGCCAGGGCTGCATGTTGCCCCCCGACGGGGCGCGGGCCGCGTCGCGCAGCAGGGCGCGGACCTCGGCGGCGTCGATCGCGCGGTCCGAGAACGCGCGGGTCGAACGGCGGGCGGCGACCACCGCCTCGGTGCTGCGCGTGGTGCCCGCCCCGACGGGGCGATCAAGCAGCATCGGAGGCTTCCCGGCCGACGGAGGTCTCGGCCTCTTCGGCCTGCTGGCGTGTGTGGCCGGCGTACACGGCATAGCCGACCTGTCGATCCAGATAGGACAGGACGGCGAGGAGCCGGCCGGGAAAGTCCGCACGCCCCCCGAGGCCGAAGCGGTGGAGGAAGCCCTGGATCCCGAGCTCGCACAGCCCCGCGCGGCGGGCGTCGTCGACGGTGATCCTGAGCTTCCGGTCGCCGAGGAAGATGCGGCGGCGCAGAGCGCGGTATTCGTCCCAGCGGGCGGCGATCGCCTTGCGGGCGCGCCGCGCCTCGGATGCCTGGCGAAAGGCGTCGTCGACGCCCTCGCGATCGGCGTGGAAGGCGAAGCGGTTGCCCTGAAGCTGCACCATCCAGATCAGAAGACCGGAATCGGTGATCGCCCGCGTTGCAGTGACGCGCCCCGAGCGGTGAGTGACGACATGGTCCCGGTCCACCCACGAGCGGACCCAATTGTCGGTGTTGCGCTCGAGATGAGGGCCGTCGGACAGGATCTCCTGCTCCACGAGGGACAGGTCCGGCCGGGCGGCGATCAACCGCGCCTTGAGGGTCTCCGCCGGCAGGCGGCGCGTGTCGAAGGGTCGGGTTGGCATCGTCGTGTCTCCGTGGCCTGGGCCGGGGGCGGCCTTCTGCGCACGGTGATACGACCGCGAGGTGCGGCCGGGCTGTGAGGTGCGTCACAGCCCGGATGCGATCAGGCGGCGAGGGCGGCCAGGGCGGCGCGGTCGCGCAGGACGATCAGGCCGCCGGCGCCGCGTGCCACGGTCCCCTGGGCAGCCCACCGGCGCAGCAGCCTGTTGACCGTTTCGCGCGACAACCCGGCGTAGGCGCCCAGATCGCCCTGGCTCAGCCCCCCGCCGATCACGGCGCGTCCGTCCGCATCGGTCTCGTCCCAGCGGTCGGCGAGGCGCAGCAGGCACCGTGCGAGGCGGGCCGCACCCGACGGCTGGGCCTGCATCTCGGCCATCTCCGAGAGGTTGCGCAGCTTGGCGCAGAGCTCGGCCACGAGGGCGAGGCCTCCTTCTGGATCGGCGGCCAGCATCCGCAGCACCGCGGCGCGATCGATCTCCACACCGGTGACGTCGGTGGCGGCGTCGGCGTCGGCGCTGCGCGGCCCGGCATCCAGCAGGGCGATCTCGCCCATCACCTCGCCGGGGCCCATGAAATTGAGGATGGTCTCGCGGCCCGCGGCGTCCACGATGCCGATCCGGGCGCGGCCCGTCTCGATGAGGATCATCGAGCCGCCCGGCGCGCCGCGCACGTAGATGGACGCTCCCTCGGGCCAGTGCCGCCGCCGTCCGCCCGCGATCAGCGCGCGTCGAATCCGGGGCGGCATGGCCCCCAGCAGCAGTCCCGTCCGTTCGGCGATTGTCATGGCGCCCTTCCCCGAATGCCCGCGGCAGGATCGCAGAGGCGCGCGCGCCGACGCAACCTGGCGGCGATTGACTCGGGCGCGTGGGCCATGCCCAATTGCGGGTGGGGGTTCTCGATGATCCTTTATGTCCGCTTGTCGGACCTGCATGACGGCGCGCCGGCGGGCCCGTTCCGGCGCCGTGCGGGCCTGCCCGACATCGCGGCGGCACTGGGCCGGGCCCTCGGAGCGCCGCTCGGGGACGCGCCGCCACCGATGCCGATCCCGTTCGGCGACTCGATGGACCTTCGATTTCCGCCTGGATCGGACGCCCACCTCACCGAGGCGGGGCGGCGGCGCCTCGCGGACGTGCCGGTCCTCTTCCTCGCCGGCGCACGCAACCGTCAGATGTCGTCCGAGGCGATGCCGCGGACGGCCGGATGGCTGCGCGACGCCTTTGCCGCCTCCTCCCGGCTCCTCGGATGACCGACCCGACCTCGGACGCCCGGCGCGCCGCGATCCTGGCGGTGGACGTGGTGGGATCGACCGAGATGGCCCGCCGCGTCGGCCCCGAGGCTGCGCATGCCTGCCTGTCGCAGGTGCGGAAGGCGGTGCGCGCGGCGGTCGAGCGGCATGGCGGCATCGTGGTGGACGAGGCCGGTGACGGGGTGCTGGCAGCTTTCGGCGCGCATCGCGGCGTCGAGAACGCGGCGCTTCAGGCGTGCCGCGCGGCGCTGGAGACACGCGGGCGCCTCGCGGACGGGCTCGCGGTGCGGATGGGCCTTGCGGAGGGCTCGGTGATGGTCGCGCGCGAACGGGGAGGGATCGCCGTGATCGGCGACGCGGTGGTCCTGGCCGCACGGCTGGAGCAAGCCGCAGGGCAGGGTGAGATCCTCCTCGATCCGGCCATCGCGGACGAGGTGGGCGGCGCCATCGCGACCGCACCCCGCGAGGCCTGCGTGCCCAAGGGCTTCGACGCGCCGATCCGGCCCGCCGCCCTTCTCGGCCTCGCGGCCGGGGCCGCGCCGCCCGCGCCGCTGGTCGGGCGGCAGGCCGCGCTGCTGGCCGCTCGGGCGGCGCTGTCGGGGGACGCGCGCGGCCGGACCCTCTGGATCGAGGGCGAGGCCGGGATGGGCAAGTCCCGCCTCGCCGGCGAGGTCGCCGCCGCCCTAACGCCGAGGCGGCCGGTGCTGGTCGGGCGCTGCGCCGACGGGGCCCTCTCGGCGGACCACGCGCCGCTGATCGGCCTGCTGCGCGACGCCGCCGGGCCCGCCTCGGGTCTCCCCCGCGCGGAGCTCCTCGCCCACCTGCTGGCCGAGGATCCGCGGCGCGGCGACGATGGCGCGCTGGCGCGGTTCCTGGGTGCCGCCGGGGACGCCGATCCGGTGACCCGCGCGGAGGCGAACAGGGATTTCCTGTCGGGCCTTATCCTGCGGGTTGCAGCCCGGCGCGACGCGGCGCTCTGGATCGAGGACGTCCACTGGATCGACGGCGCGAGTCTTGCGGTGCTGCGCGATCTCGGCGCCGCTCCGGTCGACCTGATCCTGACTGCCCGGCCCGGGCGCGACCCGGCGGCGTTCGGGCGGGCGGCGACGGCCCTGGTGCTCGACCCCATGGACGCCGCTTCGCTCGCCAATGTCGCGGCGGGGGCGGGCCCGCCCCTCTCGCCGGACCTGGCGCAACTGGTGGCCGAGCGCGCCGAGGGCTTGCCCTTCGCAGCCAAGGAGGTGATCCGCGCCTTGGGGCAACAGGATCTGCTGGAGCGGCGAGGCGACGGACGCCTGCACCTCGCCGGACCGGCCGGGGTCGTGCTCACCGGCAACTTGCAGCAGATGGTTCTGTCGCGCACCGACCGCCTGCCCGAGGCGGTGCGCGAGGCGCTGCGCTTCGCGGCGCTCCTGGGGCGCGAGGTGTCGGAGGCGGCCCTGTCGGAGGCCCTCGGGCGGCCGGCCGACCTAGCGTTGGCGGCGGCGGCGCCCGGGCTGCTCGAGCCGGCCGGTCCCGGCCGTTGGCGGTTCGACCACGCCTTGGTGCGCGACGCCATCGCCGAAAGCCTGCTGCCCTCGCAGCGTCGGATAGCCCATGGAGCGATCCTCGATGCCCGCGCGCGCGCCGGACCGGCGCGCCCCGAGGAGGCCGGACGCCTTGCCAGGCACGCCTTGGGCGCGGGACGCGAGGCGCAAGCCGCGCGTCATCTGGTATCGGCGGCCGCGCACCGCCTCTCGGGTTATGCCGTGCGCGAGGCGCTGCGCGACTGCGAGCGGGCCGCCGAGATTTCGGCCGAGTTGCCGGATGCGCTCGACGATGCCGCGTACCGTCGCCTCGCCGCGACATGGCTGCGCGCCCTTGACCATCTCGGCGATTACCGAGCGCTCGACCGGGTGTTCCGCCGCCTGCGCCCGCGCCTAGAGGCGGCCGGGCCCTCGCCGGAGCTGTCCGTCGCTCGCACGCTCCAGGCCATCGCCGTGTGCCATCTGCGCGACTACGGCGCCGCCGAGGATCTTGCGCGGCGCAGCCTGTGGGAGTCCGAGGCGGCGAACGACCGGCCCGGCGCCGCCTGGGCGCGCGCCGCCCTCATGCGGCATCACGACGAGACGGGATGCCCGACGGATGAGATCGTCGCCCTCGCCGAGGAGATCGGTCCGGCCGCGCGGGCCGCCGGCGACGTCCACCTCGAGATGACGGCGCTCTACCTCCTCAGCTCCGCCTTCCGCTCCGCCGGGCGTCGGCTCGAGGCCCTGGCCGTGATTGAGCAGCTCGACCGCCTGGAGACCGAGCGGGGGGACCGGCGCGCTGGATCCTACGCGGCTTGGGCGCGGGCGCTGCTGCACGCGATCGAGGACGATCCCGAAGCGGCCGGCGCGGCGGTCGCGCCCGCCCTGCGGCACGCGATCCCAGGGTCGGGCGATGCGCGCGTGGGCCGGGCCATCGACCTCTACGCACGCGGCATGCGCGAGGCG
Encoded proteins:
- a CDS encoding nitric oxide synthase oxygenase, coding for MIRRRLSRIRTASADAGGALARRLRRVSGLERREEARAFLDAFAAATGATDAHRSRRWAEMRRGLSRGDYYEHTPEELAFGARLAWRNAGRCIGRLPWDSLEVEDHRADGSPEAIAAQIGRHLDAAYGDGRIRSIISIFPPVRGTVLPAWIESPQASQYACHVGEDGAAMGDRRNAEATRIARSMGWRPAGAPGPFDLLPVFLRDRDDRRIVVPPPPQTREVAIAHPDRPGLAALGLRWYAVPLVTDMILSIGGIDYPCAPFNGHYMCTEIASRNFADVRRYDMLEDVARALGLSPSPGDRLWRDVALTELNRAVLASFRAAGVTMIDHHAASDQFMTFHRREQSQGRRVAADWRWIVPPQASAACQPFHLKMRDFHPVPGFYRNRGEDGLRMMPWYGDRYRRRPEQWADRVLRRWKIWKRMAW
- a CDS encoding radical SAM protein → MKHTPYDRMQRAVRPARAVTPAKSSPLGADTRADVLIVDLNNFASFPTLAIGILTAALRNHGHRVRLMSPLAYDRPATMRERRETIVDHALRRVRLSDMTTVVRLRGLLRERRLTVEERPDEASIAQVVRELDARPTVVLLSAYLQHREAVRRIAAAAGARGVPVLLGGPMFGLAEVAEAWRGTPGLTAVVGAEADRDVPGMVEAVRNGGDLLAFPGVVLPDGRRSAPARPLRELDQTPVPDFTDFPWDRYPVRIVPVMTGRGCQWDKCLFCSDVISTSGRTFRTRSVASVLSEMEEQARRHGTASFLFLDLKLNSWPGMIRGIARELGRRVEGAEWIGTVHVDRREDNGLSARDLALAAEGGMRRVSFGLESGSQRMLDAMHKGSCVERNARFIRDAYAAGLSIRCTMFKGFPGETADDMERTADFLEEHAPFLDRVRFNNFTIYPGTPIHEATARHADASDLVLTRPDSARGRVDYARRAPLDRAYRRAKRRALAVVHAINARPLRDAARQFDGLM
- a CDS encoding glycosyltransferase; this encodes MIVGYVLNTYPVVSTSFIRREIAGLEAEGITVRRYAVRRWGRPLPDARDEAEAARTRYVLDGGLTELLLGAAWCLLRCPARLPAAAWLSWRLWRRARGGMLRHLAYLAEAMALRRWMHADGVEHVHAHFSSNPAALAALVRTLGGPDYSFTVHGPEEIWQLRKNAIDEKVAGAAFVACISRFALERVEADVRPKDRSRLEVVRCGIDLAELPALGPARDRGGEGTHVVFVGRMTGVKGAAVLLQAAARLTDRHPRLRLTLAGDGPERPTLEALSRDLGLAGRVRFAGFLSGHEVADLLATGDVLALPSHAEGVPVVLMEAMATALPVVATRVAGISELVEDGRSGILVPPGDPEALTGALDRILGAPREAMRMGRAGRLAVERGFVARSEASHLSKLIERAVRRHRSEGAPTR
- a CDS encoding nitroreductase gives rise to the protein MLLDRPVGAGTTRSTEAVVAARRSTRAFSDRAIDAAEVRALLRDAARAPSGGNMQPWQAYLLRRPAIERAADAIRATGVAPHRAVWDDYRYYPKRFFGSYDVRRKALGRALYGLLGIERRDTKRMRQQFERNFDFFGAPVGVLMTIDRRLERGSWIDLGMFVQTVVLLAEARGWGTCVQASFAPYHRALRPVLGMEEEEILVCGVAIGHPDHRDPVNALRTERDPTDMWLRQLD
- a CDS encoding Crp/Fnr family transcriptional regulator, which codes for MTIAERTGLLLGAMPPRIRRALIAGGRRRHWPEGASIYVRGAPGGSMILIETGRARIGIVDAAGRETILNFMGPGEVMGEIALLDAGPRSADADAATDVTGVEIDRAAVLRMLAADPEGGLALVAELCAKLRNLSEMAEMQAQPSGAARLARCLLRLADRWDETDADGRAVIGGGLSQGDLGAYAGLSRETVNRLLRRWAAQGTVARGAGGLIVLRDRAALAALAA